TCCTGACGAATACCTGTCATCAGCTCGTTGAAACGCATCTGTATCGGTTGGTTCTTCTCGAAGAAAACGCCCGGAATAACGGACAGCTTTTCCATCATTTCATCGCCTAACTCGTTGTAGCTTTTCTTGTTTTTCCATTCGTCCTGTGGTTTAAGAATAATCATCATATCCGTAGCTTCAGGCGGCATCGGGTCGGTAGGTACTTCGGCGGCTCCAGTCTTTCCGACCACCATTTTAACCTCGTCAAATTCTTTAAGGATACGGGATGCTTGCATCGACGTTTCTATACTTTGGTTGAGCGAACTTCCCTGCGGTAAAATACAGTGAAAGGCAAAATCTCCCTCCTGCAACTGCGGGATGAACTCGCCGCCCATTCTGCTGAACAGGATAACGGTAACTACAAATACAGCAGTGGTAATGCCCACCAACCAATATTTTACCCTGATTGCTTTCTGCAACAAAGGTTGGTAGAAGCCTTGCAGCTTTGCCATAAACTTGTCGCTGAAATTGGGCTTGTCGTGTCCTTTTTTCGGCAGGAATAATGCACACATCATCGGGATATAGGTCAGGGATAAAATCAATGCGCCGAAAATGGCAAAGCCTACGGTTTGCGCCATCGGTGTGAACATTTTGCCCTCAACACCTACTAAAGTCAGGATTGGAATATATACTATAAGGATAATGATTTCGCCGAATGCGGCACTTGTCCTGATTTTGGAAGCGGACAAAAATACTTCTTCGTCCATTTCGCTTTGGGTCAGTTTATTGGTGGATTTCCGCAAGCCCAAATGGTGCAGGGTTGCTTCCACCACAATAACGGCTCCGTCCACAATCAAACCGAAGTCAATAGCTCCCAAGCTCATCAGGTTGGCACTAACGCCAAATACGTTCATCATTCCCAATGCGAACAGCATCGCTAATGGAATGGCAGATGCTACGATTAGTCCGGCTCTTAGGTTGCCCAAGAACAGAACAAGCACAAAAATTACAATCAAAGCCCCCTCAATCAAGTTCTTTTCCACTGTGCCCATTGCCCTGCCTACTAATTCAGTACGGTCTAAATACGGCTCGATGGTTACATCTTCCGGTAAAGATTTCTGAATGGTCGGTAATTTCTCTTTTATCCGTTTTACGACCTCGTTACTGTTTTCGCCTTTTAGCATCATAACCACACCACCCACGGCATCTACTTCGCCGTTGTAGGTCAGTGCGCCATAACGCACCGCACTACCGTAGCGCACATCTGCTACGTCTTTAATAAAAATAGGGGTATGGCCTAGTCATGGTCGGAAGATTTTCTTCCGACTTTTTTGTTTTTATATGCGCAAAAAATAATTTTACAATTACCTGATAATCAAATAATTAACTTGTTTTTGTCGTTTAAATTTTGTATATTTATACTGATAATCAAACATTTATGTCAGTATTCAATGACCACAAAGTTTCCCTTAGTCAGGTTCTGGATTTCATTCCCGAGGCGCTTTTAAGCCATCTATCAGCGACCACCAATGTTGACCACTATAGTAAAGTGCTCCATGGGAGGAAAATGTTCTATCTGCTTTTATTCTGCGTCTTTGACAACGATAGATTGAGCCAGAGGACACTTGAGGACACTTTTAACAGCAGCGGCTTTAAGGCCCTGTTTGGATTGGGGGAAGAAGAAAAAGTTCGCAGGAGTTCTATCTCCGAGAGACTTTCCAAGATCGACCCCAGTTATTTCAAAGAAATCTATGAGCAGATGTATTTGCGGCTTGCGAAATCTTATAATAAAACGGAGATAGCCAAGTACAACCTGATACGAGTTGACAGCACTATTGTTGCCGATGCCTGCTCTAAGTTAAAAGAGGGGATTGACCAGAAAAGCGGCAAGAAATTAGTGAAATTCAGTTTTTCATTTGATGGCATCTTACCTTCGGGAGTAGAGGTATTTACAGGCCAGAAATACTCTTCCGAAGAGTCCGCACTCCCGGAAGCTGTTTTAAAACAAGTAAGAAAAGAAGAGCATCACGACAATGTTTATGTCATGGACAGGGGCCTGCAATCAACACGGTCAATGAAAGAATTTGAGGAAGGGTCTGTGAAATTCATCATTCGTTCGAAAGATAACAGAAAATTTGAAGAGATTGAATCATTTCTTGACGAGAAAGAATCTCCCAAATGGGATGATTGGGAAGTGCTGAAAGACAGCAAGGTAAAGCTTTACACTGGAAGCCCCGTCCAGAACAAACGGGGCAAACTGCATTACCGGCAAGAGAAAGTAGAAACCTTATTCCGTTTGGTGGTCATCAGGAACCAAAAAACGAACAAAGAATTCTGGTTTCTGACCAACGAATTTAAACTCTCTGCCAAGGAAATTTCTGATTATTACAGAAAGCGGTGGGACATTGAAGTGTTTTTCAGGTTCCTGAAACAGGAACTCAACCTAAGTCACCTGGTTTCAATGAACAAGAACGGGATTGAAGTGATGGTCTATATGACAATGATTGCAGCGATGCTTTTGTTGATCTACAAAAAAGCCAATAATCTGGGCTACAAAACCGCTAAAAGACGAATAGCCATGGAGCTCCGGGATATGATAACTGCTATTCTAATCATATTTGCAGGAGGCGACCCAGGTAAAGTTTTTAAAACATAAAAAATGGTCGGAATTTCTTCCGACCATGACTAGGTATGGCCCGTGATTTTTACGGGAATGTTTTTAATGTCTTCCAAAGTTGTAGCTAAGCCCACACCACGGATAAAATAAGCGTTCGGTTTTTTGTCGATATACGCACCGCCCGTATTCTGATTGTTTTGTTCGAGTGCGTTAAATATATCGGGAATGCTTACGCCCATTGCTCTTAATCGGTCGGGGTTTACCGCAACCTCGTATTGTTTTAATTCCCCGCCAAAGCTGTTTACTTCGGCAATGCCCGGTGTGCCGTACAACTGACGGGCAACAATCCAATCCTGCATTGTACGCAGATCTTTGGCATTGTATTTATGCTCGCTGCCTTTTTTGGGGTGGATGATGTACTGATAGACTTCTCCAAGCCCTGTACTAACCGGAGCCAGTTCAGGCGTGCCGATACCTTTCGGGATTTTTTCTTCGGCTTCTTTCAGTTTTTCATTGACCAACTGCCTTGCAAAGTAGATGTCCACATTTTCTTTGAACACTACCGTAACCACCGAAAGCCCGAAACGGGATATACTTCTTGTTTCTTCTAAATCGGGAATGTTGGCGATGCTCTGTTCAATCGGAAACGTAACCAACTGTTCCACTTCCTGACCCGCCAGTGTAGGACAGGCAGTAATAATCTGTACCTGATTATTGGTAATATCCGGTACGGCATCTATCGGCAATTTGGTGGCACTCCATACGCCCCAAATGATAAGAACCAATGTCATTATACCAATGACGATTTTGTTCTTGATGCTGAATTTAATTATACTATCTAACATTTGAATTTATGATTAATGTTTATACAAACTTGCATGATGCCATTTTCTAAAAATGACAGCATATAAATACGATACAGACGGTTTCATCGAAACGCTGTGAAAGAATTAAGCAGTTATTACTTAAACATTAATCTTAGGCGGTTGCCATATGTTCCCGTTATATTGGGATAAGATATATATATTTCTTAAAGGGACTTTTCTTTTATCAGTGGACTGAAACTCAAGTTCATTGATTTCAGGTAGCCTAAAATCCAGTGTAACTCCATTAATTGTACCGCAACATTGGCAGCTACAAAAAGGGCTGCAAAAATCTTTGTGTTCAGTTTTGTGGTTATGTTCCAAAACATTTACACTGTCTGATACATTATTGGTGGCACATCGGTAATAAGCATCACTGCAAGGAAGTATTGCCATTCCGAGCATATAGACACTAAATATGAATGTTAAGAATTTCACAGTTAAATTTTAAACTTCAATACCGTTAATAACTATTAGATTAATTAGGGAATTTACTAAATACAATTATGATGAGATTTGCTATACTGATAAACTTGTTCTGTTTGAAATATATGTCTTTGCTGATTATGTTTATTGTTCTCTACAATTCTTTCGTCTTCTATATCAATCCGGCTGAATTATCCATCATTATAAAACAACCGGAATATCTATCGTCAATCATAACGATTATTACCGGTTCTTGCAATTCGTCCAAACTTTCATCATAATAGAAATCGTACAATTTCATAAGAGCCAAATTGCCTATGATAATTTCGTGTCCGTCTACGAAACCTTTGATACCGTAACCAGGTATTGCTTCAAACTTTTCGATTTTGAAATCAGACAAATTAATCCGTGGTAAAAATTTAATAATGCTGCCTGCTATTGGATGTACAGAATGAGATTGTAATGCCGCCGTGTAAGTAACCACTGTTTCTTTTTCGGGTACGGCACATTCAAATGCAATCACTTCAAACGGATGGTCGCTTCTGTAAGCCGTGTCGGTACTTCTGGTATGAATATTTCTATTTGCCATTGTAATAAGTTTTATTTACACAGCAAATTTATCAGTAGATTTTAGGAACCTGGTTGCAAATGTAAAGAATCCGTCTCACAACTGAGGCGGATTTTTTTTGGTTATTATTTAGGATTTTTGTATATTTATCATTGATAATCAGATAGTTGTTTATGAATTTCAAGCATTATAACCAAAATCAGCTGGTGCTGTTTCCTTATAGTTTTGAGGAATTGATTCCCGAAAATCACCCTGTTCGGATTGTCAATGATATTTTGGAGAGGATTAATATAGATCCGCTTCTAAAAGCCTACAGCAAAGAAGGAAATCCCAGTTATCATCCCGTGATGATGCTCAAAGTGATGGTTTTTGCGTACATGAATAATATTTATTCCTCCCGGAAGATAGAAAAAGCGCTTCGGGAAAATATCAATTTTATGTGGCTTTCCAACATGAGCATTGTGGATCACAATACCGTGAACCGCTTCCGGAGCAATAAGCTGGAAGCGGCTTTCAAGGATATTTTCTCGCAAGTAGTTTTGCTTTTGGCAGAGGAAGGCTTGGTGAGTTTGAGACAGGTTTTTGTGGATGGAACGAAAATCGAAGCACAGGCAAACCGCTACACTTTTGTTTGGGCAAACGCCATTAAAACCAATAAAGAAAAAATGCTCCGCCAATTGGAAGATCTTTGGAAATACGCCCAAAGCGTTGCAAGAGAGGAAGACAAAGACCCTGAGCCGCCTGAGTTTAAAGAAATCAGCAAAGAAAAGATCCAGCAAACCGTAGCAAATATCAATGCCAAATTGAAAGGCAGCGACGGCAAGACCGATTCCGACAAAAAAGCTAAAGCCAAGCTGAATTACATTAAAAATAATTTTGAGAAAAACCTCGATAAATACGAAGCTCAGGAAGCGATTTTAAAAGAAAGAAACTCTTACAGCAAGACGGATGAAGACGCCACTTTTATGAGAATGAAGGATGATCACATGCAGAACGGACAACTTAAACCCGCCTACAATGCACAAATTTCTACCGAGAATCAAATCATCGTCAATTATACCATTCATCAGCAGACCAATGACTTCAATACCCTGGAGCATCATCTTAAAAATTTTGAGGAACTCTATGGGGAAAAAAGATTGGCTGAATTAGAAGAACTCACTGCCGATGCAGGTTATGGGAGCGAGCAGAACTATGAATTGCTGGAACAGAACAATATTACACCTTATGTAAAATACAACACCTTCGACAAAGAGCAGGATGCCCATTATCAGGCGAAACACAAAACATTCAGCAAAGAAAATCTGCACTACAGCCAAGAAGAAGATTATTACGTCTGTCCGATGGGTCAAAAGATGGAAAAAACACACGAAAGCACTCGGAAAACCAAGACCGGTTACCCTCAGAAACTCTCGCATTATCAGGCTAAAAACTGTGATGGATGCCCAATCAGAGGCGTTTGTCACAGTTCCAAAGAAAATCGCAGTGTAGAGCGAAACCATCATCTGGAGCAGTACAAAGAGAAAATCAGGGAACTCTTAAACAGCCAAGAAGGCATTAAAAAACGCAGACAACGCTCAGTTGAAGTAGAACCCGTGTTTGCACATCTGAAACATTGCAACAATTTTAAGCGGTTTACCCTGAAAGGTCTGAAAAAAGTAGAATTGGAGTTCGGATTGCACGCATTAGCACACAATTTAAGAAAGAAAGTTGCCTAAAGAAGACAACTTTTTCTTTTTCCAAAACATTGAAGATTGGAACTGCAATAAAAAATCCGCCTCAATTTTTATTGTGAGACGGATTCTTTTAAAAAGTTATATTTTCAAGCTTAATCATATATGGATTGCAATTTTCTCGACGTCAAGACAAGCTTCACGCAGGTTTTCATAGTAAGTCGGATGCCCGTGAGAAATGCGGGCTATATCTTCAGCAGCTGCCCTATATGCCATTGAAACCGTAGCTTCTCCAATCAAATCAGAAGCTCGCTCTCCAATTATATGGAAACCTAAAATTTCATCTGTCTTTGCATCTGCTAACACTTTTGCCACGCCCTCAGTTTTACCACTGGTAATGGCTCTTCCAGATGCAGAAAAAGGGAACTGACCAACTTTATATTTTATTCCTGAAGTTTTCAATTCTTCTTCGGTCTTACCAACACTGGCGACCTCTGGACTGGTGTAAACAATGCTTGGAATAGTATTGTAATTAATATGTGGTTTTTGTCCTGCAATAATTTCAGCTACAACGATACCCTCTTCCGATGCTTTGTGTGCTAACATTGGTCCCTCTACCACATCGCCGATGGCATAAATTCCTTTTACATTTGTTTCCATATTTTTATCTGTAGAAATCTGTCCTCTCGAATTGAGTTCAATTCCTACTTTATCTAATCCTAATCCTGTAGTATAGGGTTTTCTTCCAATTGCCACTAAACAATAATCGCTTTCCAATGTGACAATATCACCATTTTTGTCTTCAGCAGTTACAGCAATACTATCACCGGTATTGGTTGCTCCCGTTACCTTATAACCAAGTAAAAATTCAAAATCTAAATTTTTCTTTAGTGATTTTTGAAGTTCTGCCCCCATTTTTTTATCCATATTAGCGAGAATGCTCCCTGCATACTCTATTACGGTAATTTTGCTTCCCAATCTTCCATAAACTGACCCTAATTCCATACCGATAACGCCGCCTCCAACTACAACAAGGTGTTTGGGAATTTCCTTTAAGTTCAAAGCTTCTGTTGAACTGATAATCCGTTTTTTGTCAATATCAATTCCGGGAAGCGAGGCCGGTTTTGAGCCTGTTGCAATAATTACGTTTGCCCCGGTAATGGTTTCTTCTGCGGTTTCAGACTTTATCAAGATGGTATTCTTATTTTTAAAAGAACCTACGCCCTGGAAAACCTCTACTTTATTTTTTTTCATCAAGTAGCTTACTCCTCCGTTGATTTTGGAAACCACGTCTGCTTTTCGGGCAATCATTCTTTTTAAATCAACCCTCGTATTGTCCACATCAATACCGTGATTTACACTGCTATACTTTATTTCATGGTATCGTTCAGAGCTATCCAGCATAGCCTTTGATGGAATACATCCAACATTCAGACAAGTACCTCCAAGTACGGAATACTTTTCTATTATTGCGGTTTTTAATCCCAATTGTGCACAACGTATTGCTGTGACGTAACCTCCCGGTCCTGAACCAATGATAATTACATCAAATTGACTTTCCATAGGTTTTATTTTTAATTTTATATTAGTATTTCTATAATATCGAAAGTGTTAATTCGATAATTTATTCTCTAAATTTATTAGTAAATTTTTGGAACATGGTTGCAAATTTAAAGCAACCCTATTTGGTAAGGGCTGCTTCAAAATTTAATTAAAAATGAAAATGATTATTTTGTTTTAACGAACCTTGAGCAATCTTTACAAATACCTTTCATTACGAAATTCACACTGTCCAAAAGAAATTTTTCTGGGAGCTGAATTGCTGGTATTGAAATACTTTCAAGACAATACGTATTCTTACAGCGGTTACAATTGAAATGGACGTGTAGCTCGCCAACCGTACACATACAGGTGTCACTGCAAATAGAATACTTTATAGATCCTGAGCCGTCATCAATACTATGGATAAGCAAATTTTCATGGAATAGGCTCAATGTCCTGAAAATAGTAGATTTATTGACGGTTTCTAACTCGGTTTCCAAATCAGTCAGGCTGAAAGCCTTTTGTAAGCCAGACATTGTTGTAAAGATTAACAGCCTAACCGAAGTGGGTTTTATGCCCCTTTTCAATAATTTTTCTTCTAAACTTTTCATTTTACTTCTATCAGTATTTGTTACTGAATTTAAGTCTATTGTAAAATTAGAAATGTTCTTTTGTATAAGTATTGTAATTTCCTTTGATAGATTTGTGATATTTACTGTTTGTACTTTATAGGTAATGTATGTAACCAATTTCAGGCAAATATTTACAGTCTTCACAATTGTCGTATTCAACAGTTGATTGTTCAGGCTCTTTGAAATTTGCTTTCAAAAATGCGTCAGAAAACAAAGCGTAAGGAGGATATTCAGCAATATGATTTTTTAGCATTTTATGTGCTTCCACAACAGGTGCACCATAAAGCTTTTCAAAAGTGCCAATTTGATATTTAGCAAAATTGCCGTAGTGGACGATTGTCTTCAGAGAAAGCGGGATTTCAATTGCTAATTGTTTAGATAAGCGTTGTAGCTCTTTTTGAAAATCTTTGTATGTGTGTTCTATTTGTACCAAAGTTTCCTCAAATGTGGGTAGGTTTTTGTACTTATAAAACAGTATGGCATCACCCTCTATTTCCGAAATTTCCATACAAAGAATATTGCTGTCCATTATTGTTTTAAGTAAACTTTCTGTTATGTATTTGCCAACAAACATATTTGATTTGATAACGAAATCTGTAAAGCCCGATATGTCAGGTATCATTAACAAACCCTTTTCTTCACTGGAGTAAAGTTCTTTCATTATTACATCTTAATATTAATTAAAAAAGCAGGGGCTTTTTTAATGCCCCTACATTTTGAGTATTATCAATTCCCATAGCATTAACTAATTTAAAAAAAAGCTATTTCATCTGACCAATGGTTTT
The sequence above is a segment of the Chryseobacterium taklimakanense genome. Coding sequences within it:
- a CDS encoding DUF6660 family protein, with protein sequence MLGMAILPCSDAYYRCATNNVSDSVNVLEHNHKTEHKDFCSPFCSCQCCGTINGVTLDFRLPEINELEFQSTDKRKVPLRNIYILSQYNGNIWQPPKINV
- a CDS encoding IS1182 family transposase, whose amino-acid sequence is MNFKHYNQNQLVLFPYSFEELIPENHPVRIVNDILERINIDPLLKAYSKEGNPSYHPVMMLKVMVFAYMNNIYSSRKIEKALRENINFMWLSNMSIVDHNTVNRFRSNKLEAAFKDIFSQVVLLLAEEGLVSLRQVFVDGTKIEAQANRYTFVWANAIKTNKEKMLRQLEDLWKYAQSVAREEDKDPEPPEFKEISKEKIQQTVANINAKLKGSDGKTDSDKKAKAKLNYIKNNFEKNLDKYEAQEAILKERNSYSKTDEDATFMRMKDDHMQNGQLKPAYNAQISTENQIIVNYTIHQQTNDFNTLEHHLKNFEELYGEKRLAELEELTADAGYGSEQNYELLEQNNITPYVKYNTFDKEQDAHYQAKHKTFSKENLHYSQEEDYYVCPMGQKMEKTHESTRKTKTGYPQKLSHYQAKNCDGCPIRGVCHSSKENRSVERNHHLEQYKEKIRELLNSQEGIKKRRQRSVEVEPVFAHLKHCNNFKRFTLKGLKKVELEFGLHALAHNLRKKVA
- a CDS encoding IS4 family transposase translates to MSVFNDHKVSLSQVLDFIPEALLSHLSATTNVDHYSKVLHGRKMFYLLLFCVFDNDRLSQRTLEDTFNSSGFKALFGLGEEEKVRRSSISERLSKIDPSYFKEIYEQMYLRLAKSYNKTEIAKYNLIRVDSTIVADACSKLKEGIDQKSGKKLVKFSFSFDGILPSGVEVFTGQKYSSEESALPEAVLKQVRKEEHHDNVYVMDRGLQSTRSMKEFEEGSVKFIIRSKDNRKFEEIESFLDEKESPKWDDWEVLKDSKVKLYTGSPVQNKRGKLHYRQEKVETLFRLVVIRNQKTNKEFWFLTNEFKLSAKEISDYYRKRWDIEVFFRFLKQELNLSHLVSMNKNGIEVMVYMTMIAAMLLLIYKKANNLGYKTAKRRIAMELRDMITAILIIFAGGDPGKVFKT
- the lpdA gene encoding dihydrolipoyl dehydrogenase encodes the protein MESQFDVIIIGSGPGGYVTAIRCAQLGLKTAIIEKYSVLGGTCLNVGCIPSKAMLDSSERYHEIKYSSVNHGIDVDNTRVDLKRMIARKADVVSKINGGVSYLMKKNKVEVFQGVGSFKNKNTILIKSETAEETITGANVIIATGSKPASLPGIDIDKKRIISSTEALNLKEIPKHLVVVGGGVIGMELGSVYGRLGSKITVIEYAGSILANMDKKMGAELQKSLKKNLDFEFLLGYKVTGATNTGDSIAVTAEDKNGDIVTLESDYCLVAIGRKPYTTGLGLDKVGIELNSRGQISTDKNMETNVKGIYAIGDVVEGPMLAHKASEEGIVVAEIIAGQKPHINYNTIPSIVYTSPEVASVGKTEEELKTSGIKYKVGQFPFSASGRAITSGKTEGVAKVLADAKTDEILGFHIIGERASDLIGEATVSMAYRAAAEDIARISHGHPTYYENLREACLDVEKIAIHI
- a CDS encoding Fur family transcriptional regulator, giving the protein MKSLEEKLLKRGIKPTSVRLLIFTTMSGLQKAFSLTDLETELETVNKSTIFRTLSLFHENLLIHSIDDGSGSIKYSICSDTCMCTVGELHVHFNCNRCKNTYCLESISIPAIQLPEKFLLDSVNFVMKGICKDCSRFVKTK
- a CDS encoding DUF2652 domain-containing protein, giving the protein MKELYSSEEKGLLMIPDISGFTDFVIKSNMFVGKYITESLLKTIMDSNILCMEISEIEGDAILFYKYKNLPTFEETLVQIEHTYKDFQKELQRLSKQLAIEIPLSLKTIVHYGNFAKYQIGTFEKLYGAPVVEAHKMLKNHIAEYPPYALFSDAFLKANFKEPEQSTVEYDNCEDCKYLPEIGYIHYL